From the genome of Schistocerca piceifrons isolate TAMUIC-IGC-003096 chromosome 6, iqSchPice1.1, whole genome shotgun sequence:
CAGTGACATAGTTACTTCCATTAAAAAACTTTTCAGATAAGGGACACTTGTACATACTGACTTTTTGCAATATTGTAGGGAAAAATTTGTAACCAATAACAGGATGAAAATCAAGTTTGTTAAAAATGTCTGAAAGAGGAGAACAGACGTAGGCCAATCAAAATGGTTCGGTTTTATACATAAGCCTCATGcagattttgaaaaaaatttctggAGTATGTTCTGATGAGAAACCAATCATGCTAGAATTAAAAGTAAAGTTCTGAATGGACCAGATTATGGAGAAAGATATGTGACATGAAACAGTTTCGCAAAAATcaaatgaaggttcaaatggctctgagaactatgggacttaacttctgaggtcatcagtccactagaacttaggactacttaaacctaactaatctaaggacatcacaaacatccatgcccgaggcaggattcgaacctgcgaccgtagcggtcgcgcggttccagactgaatcaaaTGAAGGaattaacaatataaggaaaagacagattgctatttactgtaaagatgacaagtTAAATtacacacaggcacaacaaaaagacacttacgcaattgctttcagccacagcctccattgggaaaggaaacacacatatgttcattcattcatttatacaagcaagcacacctcacccaCAATGATCGCCATCTATGgatcccacccctcctttcacaatgatgATTGTAAGTAGTTTGGgcttttcagaaatttcattattaacttGCAGGAAACCATATGAAAGGAAATTGTAATCATCAGACTCCAAGCTTGTTACTGAATTgcaaacttttgcaagttaagttGTTGAGGTGGTCACTACTCCTGAAAGAATAAGACTTTGGAATAAATCATGTAAAGGAGAGAATAATATGGTAGAAGATGCTCTGTCCAGCCTTCCTGAAGGATCAGAAGATATAACAAAAAGTTCTTTTAATGTAAAATGCAACCCATAAGAAATATTGTCTTGATAAGTGTGAGAAAATGTCAAAACTGTAAGATGCAGTTCTGGAGGGGTATGGTGTGAAACAACAGATGCAACAAGCTCTTTCCACAAAACTTGTAGACCATTATGTGATGTGTAACAATGCACTGTTTCACTGAAGCAATCCAGAATctcaaattaatatggtatacgaATTACATTCAGTGTCATTAAGTGTGGATAGAAAATTGGATTATATTGTCACTTTCCAGACATGAGATAGAGTGCAACACTTATTTAAAACCTGATCTGTTTGTTAAAAAACGTAACTATTGAACAAAAACTGTAAGTGTGAGCTGTATGCTATACTGCTTAGTCAACCCTTAGAAACAGTGGTACAGGCTGTTGGGGTGGGACCCATAGAGAGAAATTTTTATGGTTGGACCATTGATGAGGGATTACATGCTTTTCTGACTTGGTACAGAGAGACGGAGCAGGAGTCCATTGTGGTGGAGACGGTGTGGGAGTGGGTGAGGGAGGGTGTTAGATTGTTGTGGGATGGGGTGGGGGCTGGATGCGAGAAGGGATGCTACTTCCACTCTACGTGATAGTTGCAATCTGGTCTGAGCTGCTGGAAATGGCTGTCACAAGAGTGTGAGGTATTCTTGCttgcatgaatgaatgaatgacagtgtgtgtgtgtgtgtgtgtgtgtgtgtgtgtgtgtgtaaatgtctttttgttgtacctgtctgcaacttatcaCATtaactttacagtaagtagcagtctatctttcccTTATACTACTGATACTCtatcctggagtttccattgtttaaataaatgaattagCAAACTTAAACACCATTTGAGGAACtgacacaaataaatgttttaaaaaagaagTCTGGTAGCAGAAATGCAATACGAAAAAATTCAATAGGGCTCAGTGTATGGACCAGATGACACCATGGATCAGCTTTTTAAATATGCAGAGAAGAAAATTGGCAGACAGCATCACAATCATCAACTGAGGAGAGAGAACAAAAATTGGGAAAATGCTGACTAGGAGAagagaacacaacaacaaaaacaacaatcccAGGTTGACTTATCAGATTAATAAATGGACCAACAGCAGTAATGTCAAACGGAGTCTGGTGGAGCAATTAGCAGTTATTTTAAAATGTGTACTACAATTAGCAGTTATTTTAAAATGTGTACTATcacatcaatttttatttttattgctatattattactgttgttattgttttactgttcttgtatctgacttatcagtcaccttcttgcttcccagtacAATGTTGTTTAGTAATCGGAATTGCAATCACTTGATTTTATACACTTATAAATGTTCTTTATTCACAgttgaaccaatcttgtgaaacAGAAAACATACTTGAGATGACAGGTGGGTGGCTAAACAGTCATGTCAAGTAGTCTAGCGGAATATGGCTATTGCTTCTCTTCCTGGTTCGTTAGGTACTCATCTGAGTCATCCATGAGGTTTTACCAGATCTTCCATTAGATGAAATTTCAATTGATTTTTCAATTCTTCTTGAAATATGTTAGTAAAAGTGCATTTCAACGTGAAATGCAACATGTTACTTTTTCCAGTCTGTTTAATTTTTGTGCCATTTTGGGTAGAAAACACCCATGATGTTAGAGGTAGTTGTACAGGGCAAAAACTTTAGGGAAGACAGACAATGGAACAcacccagtaaataattgaggatgttgggtgcaagtgctacctgagatgaagaggttggacaaGAGAGGAATTTGCGATTTGTGACAAATTGTATCAATTCAATCAGATAGGgggttgagggggagggggggggggacaagggacTCTGTTGGGTCTCATAAACTACACAGTgagattgttcaaaatattcattgttaaaaaATGTCAAGGAGAGTGTATACTGTAACACCACTGCTATGTCATCACCAAACCTGTTGTTAATGATATGTAGGAAGTCCATCAAAAGTATTTTTGTAAAAAGCAGACAAGATCTAAACTGACCAATAAGTCTGTTGGtgaaatcaccaaaatttcatagGTGAAGCAGACACTAGTCTACAATACGCCTGAGTGGAGACATTTAGTTAATCACCAAATGATAGGTGGCTGCACCATCACTCAGGTCCTGAAGACATGCCTTCTTTGTGAACATTAGGTGATCTGTACAATCAAAAAAGTGTGCCTTTATGACCTACTGTGAGTAACACTGGTGCAGTAATTTCTTATTTGACCTAATACTTTGTGTCTTCATCACTACTCCTATACACCTGCACGTGACCAGAAAATTGCCAAAGGAAGTTACTGACACCTAGcagttctgtcaaaatttaatagaATCCTCAATAAACTAGGAAACTTTCAAATATATGGTGTTACCTTGCAGCAGTTTGACAATGCCGTTGCCACTTCATGGAATTTCTTATTCATATAAGAAAGACAACCTGTCTCTCGAGCTAAAGTTTGACCATATGCATTTCCATTTATTAGGGAAGAAATCAAGTTCATTTCAACGTGAAATGCAACATGTTACTTTTTCCAGTCTGTTTAATTTTTGTGCCATTTTGGGTAGAAAACACCCATGATGTTAGAGGTAGTTGTACAGGGCAAAAACTTTAGGGAAGACAGACAATGGAACAcacccagtaaataattgaggatgttgggtgcaagtgctacctgagatgaagaggttggacaaGAGAGGAATTTGCGATTTGTGACAAATTGTATCAATTCAATCAGATAGGgggttgagggggaggggggggggggacaagggacTCTGTTGGGTCTCATAAACTACACAGTgagattgttcaaaatattcattgttaaaaaATGTCAAGGAGAGTGTATACTGTAACACCACTGCTATGTCATCACCAAACCTGTTGTTAATGATATGTAGGAAGTCCATCAAAAGTATTTTTGTAAAAAGCAGACAAGATCTAAACTGACCAATAAGTCTGTTGGtgaaatcaccaaaatttcatagGTGAAGCAGACACTAGTCTACAATACGCCTGAGTGGAGACATTTAGTTAATCACCAAATGATAGGTGGCTGCACCATCACTCAGGTCCTGAAGACATGCCTTCTTTGTGAACATTAGGTGATCTGTACAATCAAAAAAGTGTGCCTTTATGACCTACTGTGAGTAACACTGGTGCAGTAATTTCTTATTTGACCTAATACTTTGTGTCTTCATCACTACTCCTATACACCTGCACGTGACCAGAAAATTGCCAAAGGAAGTTACTGACACCTAGcagttctgtcaaaatttaatagaATCCTCAATAAACTAGGAAACTTTCAAATATATGGTGTTACCTTGCAGCAGTTTGACAATGCCGTTGCCACTTCATGGAATTTCTTATTCATATAAGAAAGACAACCTGTCTCTCGAGCTAAAGTTTGACCATATGCATTTCCATTTATTAGGGAAGAAATCAAGTTCACAGCATAAATCAATGTTTGAAAGTTTTCATGTTGTATGTTACTGAGAATTGTGtaaatccttctgaagatcttTCTATTTGTTAGCACAACCTGATTTCCaacctgaaaaaaaagaaaaaaatgtcgaaTAGAAATTCTCACATACAAGATTATTATTTATAAAAAGTTAATGTGCCGAAAAGACCAACCTCCAAGGTCATTTGTGAATAAGttataagaaaaaaataaagagacatatgaaatttgtggaaaatttcTGTATGTAAACTACAAGCACATTAAATAGTTCTACACATACTAGCCCACGATAAACAGTTCTTGGCTAAGGAAATTTATGATTTAAGTGGGAAAAAAGTGTATCTTCTGACTGTGAGACATTGCTTTATGCAGAATGCACAAACGGGATCAAAGGACCAGGGCTGGGGAGGGGTGTGGAAGGTGGGGGTCATTTTACTTCATTAAGCATTTAAAAGTCATCAGATTTCTGGTGATACTGTAAACGATATTATAGGAGCACAGCTACTTGCCTGGATAGCCATGCATGT
Proteins encoded in this window:
- the LOC124803210 gene encoding telomere repeats-binding bouquet formation protein 1-like — translated: MREIQIMLNNIETTEGDSVEDLKCLALALGSDSKMKEYFFHLDGGERIAKFLNSSDWNTLNQVLRVLGNAANSHVGNQVVLTNRKIFRRIYTILSNIQHENFQTLIYAVNLISSLINGNAYGQTLARETGCLSYMNKKFHEVATALSNCCKACLQDLSDGAATYHLVIN